One Novipirellula caenicola genomic window carries:
- the aroF gene encoding 3-deoxy-7-phosphoheptulonate synthase, whose amino-acid sequence MIVILQSNVTEEQIDHVLRRIEALGLQHHLSRGTFRTIVGIIGDEEKLQSEPLHAIPGVAQVIPVLPPYKLASLEAHPEPSIVDVSGVKIGNGHLGMIAGPCSVEDRDRMFRIAESVCESGANLFRGGAYKPRTSPYAFQGLGEAGLKLLREVGDKFNMPVVTEVTDPRLVELVAEHADMLQVGARNMQNFALLTEVGKSKRPVLLKRGMSATITDLLMCAEYILSQGNMNVVLCERGVKGFDSATRNLFDVAAVPLIHNLSHLPVIVDPSHATGRPDLIPACALAGLAAGADGVHIEVHDCPEEAKSDGPQALLPDQYRQLADQMKELAKLFGKTVSPLPEKMG is encoded by the coding sequence GTGATCGTCATTCTGCAAAGCAACGTAACGGAAGAGCAAATCGATCACGTGCTTCGTCGGATCGAGGCTCTCGGGCTGCAACACCACCTCAGCCGTGGGACGTTTCGCACGATTGTCGGCATCATCGGCGACGAAGAAAAACTGCAATCCGAGCCGCTGCACGCGATTCCTGGCGTGGCCCAGGTCATCCCCGTCCTGCCGCCCTACAAGCTGGCCTCGCTCGAAGCCCACCCCGAACCGAGCATCGTCGACGTTTCTGGGGTGAAAATCGGCAATGGGCATCTCGGCATGATCGCGGGCCCGTGCAGTGTCGAAGACCGCGACCGCATGTTTCGAATCGCAGAAAGCGTCTGCGAATCGGGAGCAAACCTGTTCCGCGGCGGCGCCTACAAGCCACGAACCAGCCCCTACGCGTTCCAGGGACTTGGCGAAGCCGGTCTGAAGCTACTTCGCGAAGTGGGCGACAAGTTCAATATGCCGGTTGTCACCGAGGTTACCGATCCTCGTTTGGTGGAATTGGTCGCTGAACATGCGGACATGTTGCAGGTTGGTGCACGCAACATGCAGAACTTTGCCTTGTTGACCGAAGTTGGCAAGTCGAAGCGGCCAGTGCTTCTAAAACGCGGCATGAGCGCTACGATCACCGATTTGTTGATGTGTGCCGAGTACATTCTGTCGCAAGGCAACATGAACGTGGTGCTCTGTGAGCGTGGGGTCAAAGGGTTCGACAGCGCGACGCGGAATCTGTTTGATGTTGCCGCGGTTCCTTTGATTCATAATTTGTCGCACTTGCCCGTGATCGTGGACCCGTCGCATGCAACAGGTCGGCCGGATTTGATCCCCGCCTGTGCATTGGCCGGTTTGGCCGCTGGAGCCGATGGCGTGCATATCGAAGTGCACGATTGCCCCGAAGAAGCCAAAAGCGATGGGCCCCAAGCTTTATTACCCGATCAATATCGTCAGCTAGCAGACCAAATGAAAGAACTTGCTAAGCTGTTTGGAAAAACTGTGTCCCCGCTTCCGGAGAAAATGGGTTGA
- a CDS encoding class I SAM-dependent methyltransferase — MFGADCAAEVKFIKGCGSEWMQRAPKRMFEPACGTGRLLYALVKKGFRVDGLDLNPKAVEFCNARFRRHGVRESAFVADMSDFTTKWKCDLAFNTINSFRHLCSEREARGHLQCMGEVVRPGGLYLLGIHLTPTEVAPSETESWSARRGHLAISTHMWTNERNTESRIERFGIRFDIHSPSHSFRITDELVLRSYTPKQMNRLIQSSKCWEVAATYDFGYDLDHPIEVDASTEDVVYVLRRKPD; from the coding sequence GTGTTTGGCGCCGATTGCGCCGCCGAGGTCAAGTTCATTAAGGGCTGCGGAAGTGAGTGGATGCAGCGTGCTCCGAAACGGATGTTTGAGCCCGCTTGTGGCACCGGCCGGCTACTCTATGCACTTGTCAAAAAAGGGTTCCGCGTCGACGGGCTCGATTTGAATCCCAAGGCGGTCGAGTTTTGTAATGCTCGTTTTCGTCGTCATGGCGTACGGGAATCCGCCTTTGTCGCCGACATGTCGGACTTCACAACGAAGTGGAAATGCGATCTGGCGTTTAACACCATCAATAGCTTTCGCCATCTCTGTAGCGAGCGTGAGGCACGGGGGCATTTGCAGTGCATGGGCGAAGTCGTTCGCCCCGGCGGGCTGTATCTGTTGGGCATCCATTTGACCCCGACCGAAGTCGCCCCGAGTGAGACCGAGTCGTGGTCGGCGCGACGCGGACACTTGGCAATCAGCACGCACATGTGGACCAACGAACGAAATACGGAAAGCCGCATTGAGCGGTTTGGCATTCGTTTTGATATCCACAGTCCATCGCACAGTTTTCGGATCACCGATGAACTTGTGTTGCGAAGCTATACCCCAAAACAGATGAATCGATTGATCCAATCGAGCAAGTGTTGGGAGGTCGCTGCCACGTACGACTTTGGTTACGACCTGGATCATCCCATCGAGGTCGACGCATCGACCGAGGATGTAGTCTATGTCTTGCGGCGCAAGCCGGACTGA
- a CDS encoding putative manganese-dependent inorganic diphosphatase → MTVFVFGHRNPDTDAICSAIAYADFLKKTTRPDAVAACCGAPNQRTEFALRKAKLPPPRIIMDVRPEIEDVCQRDVVFARQSEVFYEVYQRMKEHGLRAIPIVDDNDKVVGIVTLLELLELVLQGGVDPIHSREVCSNLTKVASVLGGTFQHVVDPDRTDEFVVTVGAMSAEGFTQRMNQFSAERLLVVSGDRPTIQLPALELGVRAMVIAGGYELSSGLLHLAQARGVSVIISPYDTATTTMRIKAARLIDSVIQRDFISLPAKMPVEAARQQIFRSSQTVFPVLDNGKLVGVLSKSDLVNPPMPELVLVDHNELSQAVQGAEDAIITEVLDHHRLGGSLKSSNPIRFTLEPVGSTCTLVARLFRQADLKPSAAVALCMASGIISDTLFLRSPTTTDVDRDILQWLQQFCAFDLEEYATEFFEVGSALRSGEAGRVVREDCKEFEEAGVKFSISQIEEIGFDLFWERKDELAAALEQLAKDNQLDFSALLVTDISSNGSLLLMSREPEGWDEINYPELEENLYELEEVVSRKKQLLPLIISLLDSAPQSS, encoded by the coding sequence ATGACTGTCTTTGTTTTCGGGCACCGCAATCCCGATACCGATGCGATTTGCAGTGCGATTGCCTACGCCGATTTTTTGAAGAAAACGACGCGTCCCGATGCAGTCGCCGCTTGTTGTGGGGCCCCCAACCAGCGGACTGAATTCGCGCTGCGGAAAGCCAAGTTGCCGCCGCCGCGAATCATCATGGATGTGCGGCCCGAGATTGAGGACGTGTGCCAACGCGACGTCGTCTTTGCTCGTCAATCCGAGGTGTTCTACGAAGTCTACCAGCGGATGAAAGAGCATGGTCTGCGGGCGATTCCGATCGTCGATGACAACGACAAGGTCGTCGGGATCGTGACGCTATTGGAACTGCTCGAATTGGTGCTTCAAGGCGGCGTTGATCCGATCCATTCACGCGAGGTTTGCAGTAACCTGACCAAAGTCGCTTCGGTGCTGGGCGGGACGTTCCAGCACGTCGTTGACCCCGACCGGACCGACGAGTTCGTTGTGACCGTTGGGGCGATGAGCGCCGAAGGATTCACGCAGCGGATGAATCAGTTTTCGGCCGAGCGGTTGTTGGTCGTCAGCGGCGATCGACCGACGATCCAATTGCCCGCACTCGAGTTGGGCGTTCGCGCCATGGTGATCGCGGGCGGTTACGAATTGTCGAGCGGGTTGTTGCACTTGGCCCAGGCCCGCGGCGTCTCGGTGATCATCAGTCCCTATGACACGGCGACCACCACGATGCGAATCAAGGCGGCTCGCTTGATCGATTCGGTGATCCAACGCGACTTCATTTCGCTGCCGGCAAAGATGCCGGTCGAAGCGGCACGTCAACAAATCTTTCGCTCTTCGCAAACCGTCTTTCCCGTACTCGACAACGGAAAACTCGTCGGCGTGCTCAGCAAGAGCGACTTGGTCAACCCGCCGATGCCCGAATTGGTATTGGTCGACCACAACGAGTTATCGCAAGCGGTGCAGGGGGCCGAAGACGCGATCATCACCGAGGTGCTCGATCATCATCGCCTTGGCGGATCGCTCAAATCGTCCAATCCGATTCGCTTCACCTTGGAACCGGTAGGGTCGACCTGCACCCTCGTCGCTCGCTTGTTTCGGCAGGCGGATTTGAAACCCTCTGCTGCGGTGGCGCTGTGCATGGCGTCGGGCATCATCAGCGACACCTTGTTTTTGCGTTCGCCCACCACCACCGATGTGGATCGCGATATTTTGCAGTGGTTGCAGCAGTTTTGTGCGTTTGACTTGGAGGAATACGCGACCGAGTTCTTCGAGGTCGGTTCGGCGCTGCGATCCGGAGAAGCAGGCCGTGTGGTGCGTGAAGACTGCAAAGAATTTGAGGAGGCGGGAGTCAAATTCTCGATTTCGCAGATCGAAGAAATTGGTTTTGACTTGTTCTGGGAGCGCAAGGATGAATTGGCCGCAGCGCTTGAGCAATTGGCAAAAGACAACCAGCTCGACTTCTCTGCGCTGCTGGTCACCGACATCTCCAGCAACGGCAGCCTGTTGTTGATGAGCCGCGAACCGGAGGGGTGGGATGAAATCAACTACCCGGAACTCGAAGAGAATCTGTACGAACTCGAAGAGGTGGTCAGTCGCAAAAAACAATTGCTTCCGTTGATCATCAGTTTGCTCGATTCCGCCCCCCAATCCAGCTGA
- a CDS encoding DNA-directed RNA polymerase subunit omega, whose translation MLEELKEEEIVNKVGGRFKLSTLIQKRLVQLNQGSRALVNVDTHDKMTIVLQEIMQDKIVLNMDNEVQSLEELTAAADAASDGPDLDASDL comes from the coding sequence ATGCTCGAAGAGCTAAAAGAAGAAGAGATCGTTAACAAGGTCGGTGGTCGGTTTAAATTAAGCACGCTGATCCAAAAGCGTTTGGTGCAATTAAACCAAGGCAGCCGGGCGCTGGTGAACGTCGATACGCACGACAAAATGACGATTGTGTTGCAGGAAATCATGCAAGACAAAATCGTCTTGAACATGGACAACGAAGTCCAATCGCTCGAAGAACTCACCGCGGCTGCCGATGCCGCTTCGGACGGCCCTGATTTGGATGCGTCGGATCTATGA
- the tpiA gene encoding triose-phosphate isomerase, producing MSRQTIIAGNWKMNTRCDSAVALAKGVVAAVGETPSVQVVLCPPSVYLSSVADAVAGTPVQLGAQNLYAAEDGAYTGEVNASMLTDVGCGFVILGHSERRALMGETDADVSKKLHAALAGNLVPIVCVGETLEEREAGKMEEVIETQVRGSLEGLDEVRAAGIVVAYEPVWAIGTGKTASPEQAEEVHALIRKLLGEMFTTDVAAQIRIQYGGSVKPGNAKELLGQPNIDGALVGGASLKAEDFAGIIAAG from the coding sequence TTGAGTCGTCAAACAATCATTGCTGGTAACTGGAAAATGAACACTCGTTGTGACAGTGCAGTGGCACTGGCCAAGGGAGTGGTTGCCGCCGTCGGTGAAACACCGTCCGTTCAAGTGGTCCTCTGTCCACCTTCGGTCTATCTGTCCAGCGTTGCGGATGCAGTCGCGGGCACTCCAGTCCAATTGGGGGCCCAAAACCTGTACGCTGCCGAAGATGGGGCGTACACCGGCGAAGTCAACGCATCGATGTTGACCGATGTCGGTTGCGGCTTCGTGATCCTGGGCCACAGCGAACGTCGTGCGTTGATGGGCGAAACCGATGCGGACGTCAGCAAGAAGCTGCATGCGGCGCTTGCCGGCAACTTGGTGCCAATCGTGTGCGTCGGCGAAACGCTCGAAGAGCGTGAAGCGGGTAAAATGGAAGAAGTGATCGAAACGCAAGTTCGTGGATCGCTGGAAGGACTTGATGAAGTTCGCGCGGCCGGAATCGTCGTGGCCTACGAACCAGTATGGGCGATCGGCACTGGCAAAACGGCCTCGCCCGAGCAAGCCGAAGAGGTTCATGCCCTGATTCGCAAATTGTTGGGCGAGATGTTCACAACCGACGTAGCGGCACAGATCCGGATTCAATACGGTGGCAGCGTCAAACCAGGCAATGCCAAGGAATTGCTTGGACAACCGAACATTGACGGAGCTTTGGTCGGCGGAGCGAGTCTGAAAGCCGAAGACTTCGCAGGAATTATCGCGGCTGGCTGA
- the secG gene encoding preprotein translocase subunit SecG, translating into MIAQIAGFLLIASLEGAILGFLMGFLSLFLILLVLIQRGKGGGLTGALGGPGGQSAFGSKAGDTFTVITVVVATVWAFSCAFTMWLLGTHASTTTADSVIKSGGGDKDPAGETFKLPKLDGEGTTGLGAGLSSGEATTESSETTENSVELTPATSGAVADADDASSEADAGETTDAAATDTAAEPADSDGDK; encoded by the coding sequence ATGATCGCTCAGATCGCTGGATTTTTGCTGATTGCGTCGCTTGAAGGAGCCATCTTGGGCTTCTTGATGGGATTTTTGTCGCTGTTTTTGATTCTGTTGGTGCTGATCCAACGTGGAAAGGGTGGCGGATTGACCGGAGCACTCGGAGGTCCTGGTGGACAAAGTGCATTTGGTAGTAAGGCCGGAGACACCTTTACCGTGATCACCGTGGTCGTTGCAACCGTGTGGGCGTTCTCGTGTGCATTCACCATGTGGTTGCTCGGCACCCATGCTTCGACGACGACCGCCGATTCGGTGATCAAGTCCGGTGGTGGCGACAAAGATCCAGCAGGCGAAACGTTCAAACTGCCCAAGCTTGATGGCGAAGGAACCACCGGTCTAGGTGCGGGACTGTCCAGCGGCGAAGCGACCACCGAAAGCTCGGAGACGACCGAAAACTCAGTCGAACTAACTCCTGCGACCAGCGGTGCAGTTGCCGACGCCGACGATGCTAGCAGCGAAGCAGATGCAGGCGAAACCACCGATGCCGCTGCGACGGACACCGCAGCAGAACCGGCTGACAGTGACGGCGACAAGTAG
- a CDS encoding flavoprotein produces the protein MSEQRRAILLAVGGGIAAYKAATVCSRLVQSGYDLRTAMTSSASQFIGAATFAALSGKTVAQDSFDPGRFPLGAHIEWTRDVDLLIVAPATANLLAKFASGLADDLISTMYLQAECPVLLAPAMSASMWSKPAVQRNVETLRRDGCHFVGPESGWLSCRVRGEGRMAEPDAIVAAAIQRLPES, from the coding sequence ATGAGCGAGCAGAGGCGAGCAATCTTGCTCGCCGTCGGTGGGGGGATCGCGGCCTACAAAGCGGCGACCGTTTGTAGTCGACTCGTTCAATCGGGTTACGATCTGCGTACGGCCATGACCTCATCGGCATCTCAATTTATCGGCGCCGCCACTTTCGCGGCGCTGTCCGGAAAAACGGTCGCTCAGGATTCCTTTGATCCTGGGCGATTTCCGTTAGGGGCTCACATCGAATGGACTCGCGATGTGGACTTGTTGATCGTAGCTCCGGCAACTGCGAATCTTTTAGCAAAGTTTGCTTCAGGGCTCGCCGACGATCTTATAAGCACGATGTACTTGCAAGCCGAATGTCCCGTTTTGCTGGCACCGGCGATGAGTGCGTCGATGTGGAGCAAGCCGGCGGTCCAGCGGAACGTCGAGACGTTGCGTCGCGATGGATGTCATTTTGTCGGTCCGGAATCGGGTTGGCTTAGTTGCCGTGTTCGTGGCGAGGGACGGATGGCCGAACCGGATGCGATTGTCGCTGCGGCGATTCAGCGATTGCCTGAATCTTGA
- a CDS encoding YicC family protein has product MSSVTPENARSMTGQGHASLQTDLGTFVVEVRTVNNRGFKCSLRSSDGLSAFDSRIESLVRKLIHRGSINLTVTWKRPSSETLPQIDQAVLGAYFEQLQQAKATFAGNGVTIDLAQLAMLPGVVVPRSQERVDMPAVWSAVEEVIRDAVASLDQMRAHEGAHMAASLREDCDVIRDHVDRIAELGPRSVDTYQKRLETKIQRVLAQHDIEVPMIDLLREVQIYADRVDYSEEITRLGSHLQLFLQTLSGNASGGNQAAGSHQAVGSNQAAGGGEAAGDPEPSGRKLEFIVQEMLRETNTIGSKASQTEISGHVVEIKCAIERMRELVQNLE; this is encoded by the coding sequence ATGAGCTCTGTGACTCCTGAAAATGCTCGCAGCATGACCGGTCAAGGTCATGCGTCGCTGCAAACGGATCTTGGTACGTTTGTGGTGGAGGTGCGCACTGTCAACAATCGCGGTTTCAAATGCTCGCTGCGATCAAGCGACGGACTATCGGCGTTTGATTCGCGAATCGAGTCGTTGGTTCGCAAGTTGATCCATCGCGGCAGCATCAATCTAACGGTCACTTGGAAGCGGCCTTCCTCGGAAACGCTGCCTCAGATTGATCAAGCGGTGTTGGGTGCCTATTTCGAGCAGCTTCAGCAGGCTAAGGCGACGTTTGCCGGTAATGGTGTGACGATCGATTTGGCGCAGTTGGCGATGTTGCCAGGCGTGGTGGTCCCGCGGTCCCAAGAACGCGTCGACATGCCAGCGGTTTGGTCGGCGGTCGAAGAGGTGATTCGCGATGCAGTCGCAAGTCTCGACCAAATGCGGGCTCACGAGGGAGCGCATATGGCGGCGAGTTTGCGAGAGGATTGTGATGTGATCCGCGATCACGTCGATCGGATTGCCGAGCTTGGACCGCGAAGCGTCGATACCTACCAAAAGCGTTTAGAGACCAAGATTCAACGCGTGTTGGCTCAGCATGACATCGAAGTGCCAATGATCGATCTGTTACGCGAAGTTCAGATCTATGCCGACCGAGTGGACTACAGCGAAGAGATCACCCGGCTGGGCAGCCATTTGCAGTTGTTCTTGCAAACGCTAAGCGGCAATGCCTCAGGCGGCAATCAGGCCGCTGGCAGTCACCAGGCCGTTGGCAGTAACCAGGCCGCTGGCGGTGGCGAAGCGGCGGGCGATCCCGAGCCATCGGGCCGCAAACTCGAATTTATTGTTCAGGAGATGCTGCGAGAAACAAACACGATCGGCAGCAAGGCGTCGCAGACGGAAATTTCGGGGCATGTCGTCGAGATCAAGTGTGCAATCGAACGGATGCGAGAATTGGTCCAAAATCTCGAATAA
- a CDS encoding sigma-70 family RNA polymerase sigma factor yields MFDTLLDEFDDVTVQSTEAVTGSFRKLPVDDSDDNDAAVAMASAADGEVQLESPDELLAGDETETWSDDPVRMYLTQMGEIPLLTRKQEIELAKRIEETRRRFRTKLLENHYVLVEAYKTLKKVYRGQLPFDRTVQVSVTDHLEKEQIVGRLPHNLRTLQTLLRRNRHDWKVALSKAASQRRRVEAWRSLARRRRRAVRLIEELGLRTQRIETRIDLLEKFSHRLTEIDHIISDQKRTKHGREVREKLLHERRQILTACQETPTSLRNRVAMLNKVYAEYQQAKRELSEGNLRLVVSIAKKYRNRGLSFLDLIQEGNAGLMRAVDKFEYRRGFKFCTYATWWIRQAITRAVADQSRTIRIPVHMVETMSRVRNVARQLLQELGREPTIEETARRADVTVEEARRVLTMSRFPISLDRPVGNSEDSQFGDLLPDGAAESPQIGATQEMLRDRITGVLKSLSYREREIIKLRYGLGDGYSYTLEEVGHIFKVTRERIRQIEAKAVRKLQQPSRSQDLVGFLD; encoded by the coding sequence TTGTTCGATACACTCTTGGACGAATTTGATGACGTAACCGTCCAAAGCACCGAAGCCGTGACCGGCAGTTTTCGCAAGCTGCCCGTTGACGACAGCGACGACAACGATGCTGCCGTCGCTATGGCTTCTGCTGCCGATGGCGAAGTCCAACTCGAAAGCCCCGACGAACTGCTTGCTGGTGACGAAACCGAAACGTGGTCCGATGATCCGGTTCGGATGTACTTGACCCAAATGGGCGAGATTCCGCTACTGACACGAAAGCAAGAAATTGAACTTGCCAAGCGGATCGAAGAAACACGCCGTCGGTTCCGTACCAAATTGCTCGAGAACCATTACGTTCTCGTCGAAGCCTACAAGACGCTGAAGAAGGTTTACCGCGGCCAATTGCCGTTTGACCGTACCGTTCAAGTTTCGGTCACCGACCATTTGGAAAAAGAACAGATCGTCGGCCGTTTGCCACACAACCTGCGAACGCTGCAAACCTTGCTGCGACGCAATCGACACGATTGGAAAGTCGCACTCAGCAAGGCGGCCTCGCAGCGACGCCGCGTCGAAGCGTGGCGGTCGCTTGCCCGTCGTCGTCGTCGTGCCGTACGTTTGATCGAAGAGCTCGGTCTGCGTACCCAGCGAATTGAAACGCGAATCGACTTGCTCGAAAAATTCTCGCATCGTTTGACCGAAATCGACCACATCATTTCGGACCAAAAACGCACCAAACATGGTCGTGAAGTCCGCGAGAAATTGCTTCACGAGCGACGCCAGATTTTGACCGCGTGCCAGGAAACCCCCACTTCACTACGCAATCGCGTGGCGATGTTGAACAAGGTGTACGCCGAGTACCAACAAGCCAAACGTGAACTGAGCGAAGGAAACCTGCGTCTGGTGGTTTCGATCGCTAAAAAGTATCGCAACCGTGGTTTGTCGTTCCTGGATTTGATCCAAGAAGGGAACGCCGGTTTGATGCGGGCGGTCGACAAATTTGAATATCGTCGTGGTTTCAAATTCTGTACCTACGCGACGTGGTGGATTCGCCAAGCGATCACCCGAGCGGTTGCTGACCAGAGCCGAACGATTCGTATCCCGGTTCACATGGTCGAAACGATGAGCCGCGTGCGAAACGTTGCTCGCCAATTGCTGCAAGAACTCGGACGTGAACCCACGATCGAAGAAACCGCGCGTCGCGCGGATGTGACCGTCGAAGAAGCCCGTCGTGTTTTGACGATGAGCCGTTTCCCGATTTCGTTGGATCGTCCCGTTGGCAACAGCGAAGACAGCCAGTTCGGTGATCTGCTTCCCGATGGTGCCGCAGAGAGCCCGCAAATCGGTGCGACGCAAGAAATGCTGCGTGACCGCATCACCGGAGTGTTGAAGTCGTTGTCGTATCGTGAACGCGAGATCATCAAACTGCGTTATGGTCTCGGGGACGGTTACAGCTATACGCTCGAAGAAGTGGGGCACATTTTCAAAGTGACTCGTGAGCGTATTCGACAAATCGAAGCCAAGGCGGTGCGAAAGCTGCAACAGCCGAGCCGTAGCCAGGATTTGGTAGGCTTCCTCGACTAG
- the gmk gene encoding guanylate kinase → MNLEQCGRLIIISGPSGAGKSTVVRRLRKECPLPLQSSISATTRGPRPGEQHGVDYFFLSHDEFERRRKAGDFLECKEVFGRGHWYGTLRDQVATGLEAGKWVILEIDVQGALAVLDHKEFSPITLFIHPGGMEELERRLRTRGTESEEAIAARLETACREMQFMHRYQYEIINGSVDRAVSEICQILKDQKEKQPCSKS, encoded by the coding sequence ATGAATTTGGAACAATGCGGTCGGCTGATCATCATTTCCGGTCCGAGTGGAGCGGGTAAATCAACGGTGGTGCGCCGATTGCGAAAAGAGTGCCCGTTGCCACTGCAATCGAGTATCTCGGCGACCACCCGCGGCCCACGGCCTGGGGAACAGCACGGAGTGGACTACTTTTTCTTGAGCCACGACGAATTTGAGCGGCGACGCAAAGCGGGCGACTTCCTAGAGTGCAAGGAGGTGTTCGGGCGTGGCCATTGGTATGGCACGCTCCGCGATCAGGTCGCCACTGGTCTGGAAGCTGGCAAATGGGTTATTTTGGAGATCGATGTCCAAGGGGCCTTGGCAGTCCTCGATCACAAAGAGTTCAGCCCGATTACACTGTTCATTCACCCCGGTGGGATGGAAGAGCTCGAGCGGCGGCTTCGCACACGCGGGACCGAGTCCGAGGAAGCGATTGCAGCGCGGCTGGAAACCGCCTGCCGCGAGATGCAGTTCATGCATCGTTACCAATACGAAATCATCAATGGGTCGGTCGATCGAGCCGTCTCGGAAATCTGCCAAATTTTGAAAGACCAAAAGGAAAAACAACCATGCTCGAAGAGCTAA
- a CDS encoding glycosyltransferase family 1 protein has protein sequence MRVLYEGSIFEMLRCGGVARYFVELINRLPAQTTPIMLGPEEPASGITHPHFQYETVATRPPLKFLRKLWHPAQHGRINQRMRAQQADLVHWTYYQGLCRRPIQRSAVPTVITVYDFIHEAFPDTDPTGKSLTMKARAIDVADHICCISQTTYDELCERFPAAADRASITSLGSGLANVNAAPLPEELRGRPFVLFVGRRGGYKNFDLLWRAWNKMKQATPDLNLVLVGPRMKPREQAALGWSNEDPRTQLYVAADDSLLKTLYQHCNAFVFPSKMEGFGLPVLEAMINGCLVFASSCAALREVAGSAGYFFDPENVDELAELLIAAGNNTITDRDSKIAAGHCRADYFSWENTAAQTIKVYEDLLNRNCVRHAA, from the coding sequence ATGCGAGTTCTTTACGAAGGTTCCATATTCGAGATGCTTCGTTGCGGAGGCGTTGCACGTTATTTTGTCGAGCTGATCAATCGACTTCCGGCGCAAACCACGCCGATCATGCTAGGACCGGAAGAACCGGCGTCGGGGATTACGCACCCTCATTTTCAATACGAAACGGTGGCAACGCGGCCGCCGCTGAAGTTCCTGCGGAAACTTTGGCATCCTGCCCAGCACGGCCGGATCAACCAACGGATGCGAGCACAGCAAGCCGACCTTGTCCATTGGACCTATTACCAAGGTCTGTGCCGACGTCCGATCCAGCGGTCTGCCGTGCCAACGGTGATCACGGTCTACGACTTTATCCACGAAGCGTTTCCCGATACCGATCCGACTGGCAAGTCATTGACGATGAAGGCCAGGGCGATCGACGTGGCGGACCATATCTGCTGCATTTCGCAAACCACGTACGACGAATTGTGCGAGCGGTTTCCGGCTGCCGCAGATCGTGCTTCGATCACCTCGCTGGGAAGTGGATTGGCCAATGTGAATGCTGCTCCGCTGCCCGAAGAACTCCGTGGGCGTCCGTTCGTGTTGTTCGTCGGTCGACGCGGGGGCTACAAGAATTTTGACTTGCTGTGGCGTGCTTGGAACAAGATGAAGCAGGCAACGCCCGATTTGAACCTCGTGCTGGTGGGCCCGCGAATGAAACCGCGTGAGCAGGCTGCGCTGGGATGGTCCAACGAGGATCCCCGCACGCAGCTGTACGTTGCCGCTGACGATTCGTTACTGAAAACGCTGTACCAGCACTGCAACGCCTTTGTTTTCCCTTCGAAAATGGAAGGTTTTGGATTGCCTGTGCTCGAAGCAATGATCAATGGATGCCTGGTCTTTGCCTCATCCTGTGCTGCGCTGCGAGAAGTCGCGGGCTCGGCAGGCTATTTCTTTGACCCCGAAAACGTCGACGAGCTTGCCGAACTGCTGATTGCCGCTGGCAACAACACCATCACCGACCGTGATAGCAAAATTGCTGCCGGTCATTGCCGTGCCGATTATTTTTCCTGGGAAAACACTGCCGCGCAGACGATAAAGGTCTATGAAGACTTACTAAATCGAAATTGCGTGCGTCATGCCGCGTAA